A window of the Verminephrobacter eiseniae EF01-2 genome harbors these coding sequences:
- a CDS encoding LysR family transcriptional regulator codes for MSISIRTLQYFNAVAETGSISAAMQTLDISQAAITEAIQRLEAHLGSMLFRRHARGMALTHAGHEFLRHSHLILNAVSSAENALAVRPDAMTGELSIGAVSPLMGYYLPGLLERFRRSFPRVTVRIIEESGSTIEHLIVNGEIDVALTLTSHLENHHAFHTLQLVRSPWHLWLPTGHRLVGAKPVTLRELHNEAVIVLRNDELERTTGDLWLRESVRPRIVAKTRSVEAVRSLVATGNGICVLPEVLFRQWSSEGLRLIAQPLRNEPATLELGLIWRRGAKVSAAISAFTTTASNYSVPQFHSPAHQAKRG; via the coding sequence ATGAGTATATCGATTCGTACCCTGCAATACTTCAATGCCGTTGCCGAGACTGGTTCCATCTCGGCTGCGATGCAGACGCTCGACATCTCACAGGCTGCCATTACCGAGGCGATTCAACGCCTGGAGGCGCATCTCGGTTCCATGCTGTTCCGGCGTCATGCCCGTGGCATGGCACTCACACATGCGGGCCACGAATTCTTGCGCCATAGCCACCTCATACTCAATGCAGTTTCCTCTGCTGAAAATGCCCTGGCCGTGCGTCCTGATGCGATGACCGGAGAATTATCGATCGGCGCAGTATCGCCACTCATGGGTTATTACTTGCCAGGGTTGCTGGAGCGGTTTCGGCGTAGTTTCCCGCGCGTCACTGTGCGCATCATCGAAGAGTCCGGATCGACGATTGAGCATCTGATAGTCAACGGCGAAATCGATGTTGCGCTGACGCTGACTTCGCACCTGGAGAATCATCATGCCTTTCACACGTTGCAATTGGTTCGCTCACCCTGGCACCTATGGCTACCTACCGGGCATCGCCTGGTCGGCGCGAAACCGGTAACCCTGCGCGAATTGCATAATGAAGCCGTGATCGTGTTGCGTAATGACGAACTCGAACGCACTACGGGAGACCTGTGGCTGCGCGAGAGTGTCAGACCACGCATCGTTGCCAAGACACGATCCGTGGAGGCGGTGCGAAGCCTGGTGGCGACGGGCAACGGAATTTGCGTCCTGCCGGAGGTGCTATTTCGTCAGTGGTCGAGCGAGGGGCTGCGCCTGATCGCCCAGCCGCTGCGCAACGAGCCTGCCACATTGGAACTGGGGCTGATCTGGAGGCGCGGTGCCAAAGTCTCCGCAGCAATCAGTGCCTTTACCACGACGGCCAGTAACTACTCGGTGCCACAGTTCCACAGCCCGGCCCATCAAGCAAAACGAGGCTGA
- the glcF gene encoding glycolate oxidase subunit GlcF, with protein MQTRLAPEYRDRADGLEAEAILRQCVHCGFCSATCPTYQLLGDELDSPRGRIYLIKQVLEGEAPSRKTQLHLDRCLTCRNCESTCPSGVQYGHLLDIGRKIVDEQVSRPLGEQALRWALKEGLPSPLFAPAMKAGQLLRGLLPAALKAKVPAAQDAGAWPAGQHARRVLLLAGCVQPAMLPNINRATARVLDAAGIQTLIAAKAGCCGALAFHLDDQEGGKAAMRTNIDAWWPLLESGSVEAIVSNASGCGVTVKEYGHILGNDPRYAAKAARISALARDLSELLPELAERLQGRVQPPDRRYAYHPPCTLQHGQKLRGGVETWLTQLGLNLRVAGNDAHLCCGSAGTYSVLQPQLAQQLRERKLLALGQAFGAPAPHAILSANIGCITHLQSGTGLPVRHWVEALDEALHA; from the coding sequence ATGCAAACCCGACTCGCCCCCGAATACCGCGACCGTGCCGACGGCCTGGAAGCTGAAGCCATATTGCGCCAGTGCGTGCACTGCGGCTTTTGCAGCGCCACCTGCCCCACCTACCAGTTGCTCGGCGATGAGCTCGACAGCCCGCGCGGGCGCATCTACCTGATCAAGCAGGTGCTGGAAGGCGAGGCCCCGAGCCGCAAAACCCAGTTGCACCTGGACCGTTGCCTGACTTGCCGCAACTGCGAAAGCACCTGCCCCAGCGGCGTGCAATACGGCCATCTGCTGGACATAGGCCGCAAGATCGTCGACGAGCAAGTGTCCCGCCCGCTGGGCGAGCAGGCCCTGCGCTGGGCGCTGAAAGAGGGCCTGCCCTCGCCGCTGTTCGCGCCCGCGATGAAGGCCGGGCAGTTGCTGCGCGGCCTGCTGCCGGCAGCGCTCAAGGCCAAGGTGCCGGCAGCGCAAGACGCCGGCGCCTGGCCCGCAGGCCAACATGCGCGCCGGGTGCTGCTGCTGGCCGGCTGCGTGCAACCGGCCATGCTGCCCAACATCAACCGCGCCACCGCCCGCGTGCTCGACGCGGCAGGCATACAGACCCTGATCGCCGCCAAAGCCGGTTGCTGCGGCGCGCTCGCCTTCCACCTCGATGACCAGGAAGGCGGCAAGGCCGCGATGCGCACCAACATCGACGCCTGGTGGCCGCTGCTGGAGTCCGGCAGCGTCGAGGCCATCGTCAGCAATGCCTCGGGCTGCGGCGTCACCGTCAAGGAGTACGGCCATATTCTTGGCAACGACCCGCGCTACGCCGCCAAGGCAGCACGCATCAGCGCCCTGGCGCGCGACCTGTCGGAACTGCTGCCCGAACTGGCCGAACGGCTCCAGGGCCGCGTGCAGCCCCCGGACAGGCGCTACGCCTACCACCCGCCCTGCACGCTGCAACATGGGCAAAAGCTGCGCGGCGGCGTCGAGACCTGGCTCACGCAACTGGGCTTGAACCTGCGCGTGGCAGGCAACGACGCGCATTTGTGCTGCGGCTCGGCAGGCACCTACTCGGTGCTCCAGCCGCAACTGGCGCAGCAACTGCGCGAGCGCAAACTGCTCGCCCTGGGCCAGGCTTTTGGCGCGCCAGCCCCGCACGCCATCCTGTCGGCCAACATCGGTTGCATCACGCACCTGCAAAGCGGCACCGGGCTGCCAGTCAGGCATTGGGTCGAGGCGCTCGACGAGGCGCTGCACGCCTGA
- the glcE gene encoding glycolate oxidase subunit GlcE → MDSLVATMVEQVRAAVADRTPLRIRGGGSKDFHGLALHGQLLDTRMLRGIVSYAPSELVVTVRAGTPLAELEAALAEQGQCLPFEPPHFARGATDSATVGGMVAAGLSGPARARAGAVRDYLLGVTLLNGRAELLRFGGQVMKNVAGYDVSRLMVGAWGTLGLLTELSLKVLPVAPGEATLRFECSQAEALRKLHAWGGQPLALDASCWLQDDEGQGRLYVRLRGAVAAVESACKTMGGTRIDNASAAADWAACREQTLPWFSARAAHPELALWRLSLPATAPVMPLPGQPLLEWHGALRWLQAPESAGAALRAAARAAGGNASIFIAASADRSGASGHGASGQFDWPSTALEQIHARLKHSFDPSGIFNPGRMVRDW, encoded by the coding sequence ATGGACTCTCTTGTGGCAACCATGGTCGAGCAGGTGCGTGCCGCCGTGGCCGACCGAACCCCGTTGCGCATTCGCGGCGGGGGCAGCAAAGACTTTCATGGCCTGGCGCTGCATGGCCAACTGCTCGACACCCGGATGCTGCGCGGCATCGTCAGCTACGCGCCGAGCGAGTTGGTGGTCACCGTGCGGGCCGGCACGCCGCTGGCCGAACTGGAGGCTGCTTTGGCCGAGCAGGGGCAATGCCTGCCGTTCGAGCCGCCGCATTTCGCCCGCGGCGCGACCGACAGCGCCACCGTCGGCGGCATGGTGGCAGCCGGCCTGTCCGGGCCGGCCCGGGCCAGGGCCGGGGCGGTGCGCGACTACCTGCTGGGCGTCACGCTGCTCAATGGCCGCGCCGAACTGCTGCGCTTTGGCGGCCAGGTGATGAAAAACGTCGCCGGTTACGACGTGTCGCGCCTGATGGTGGGCGCCTGGGGCACGCTGGGCCTGCTCACCGAGCTCAGCCTGAAGGTGCTGCCCGTGGCGCCGGGCGAAGCCACATTGCGCTTCGAATGCAGCCAGGCCGAGGCACTGCGCAAACTGCACGCCTGGGGCGGCCAGCCGCTGGCGCTCGATGCCAGTTGCTGGCTGCAAGACGACGAAGGCCAGGGCCGGCTGTACGTGCGCCTGCGCGGCGCCGTGGCCGCCGTCGAATCCGCATGCAAGACCATGGGCGGCACCCGCATCGACAACGCCAGCGCCGCCGCCGACTGGGCCGCCTGCCGCGAGCAGACCCTGCCCTGGTTCAGCGCCCGCGCCGCCCACCCCGAACTGGCGCTGTGGCGCCTGTCCCTGCCTGCCACGGCCCCGGTCATGCCCCTGCCCGGGCAGCCGCTGCTGGAATGGCATGGCGCGCTGCGCTGGCTGCAAGCCCCCGAGTCCGCCGGCGCCGCCTTGCGTGCGGCGGCCCGTGCCGCCGGCGGGAACGCCAGCATCTTCATCGCCGCCAGCGCAGACCGATCCGGCGCCAGCGGCCACGGCGCCAGCGGCCAGTTTGATTGGCCGTCCACGGCGCTGGAGCAGATCCATGCCCGGCTGAAACACAGTTTCGACCCGTCCGGCATCTTCAACCCCGGCCGCATGGTCCGGGACTGGTAG
- a CDS encoding ammonium transporter → MKKLLASFILGLGLLTLAPLSLAQAPATDPASAAADAAAPAPAATPAPEAPAPAAAAEQPAAAAAAPAPVPNKGDTAWMMTATLLVVLMMPGLALFYGGLVRSKNMLSVLMQVMVTFSLIMVLWFIYGYSLAFTEGGPFIGGLDRLFMRGIWDNDTGTFANGATFSKGVVIPEVVFAAFQATFAGLTCALIVGAFAERMKFGAVMLFMVLWFTFSYLPIAHMVWFWMGPDAYAAKEVADAMTAKAGQIWQWGALDFAGGTVVHINAAMAGLVGAYMVGRRIGYGKEAMAPHNLALTMTGAALLWIGWFGFNAGSALEANGSAALAFINTLVATAAAVLAWCAGEALMRGKASMLGAASGAVAGLVAITPAAGNVGIAGALVVGIVGGFACLWGVNGLKRLLGADDALDVFGVHGIGGIVGALLTGVFNAPGLGGPGYVADWVTASVVTAADYSIGAQVWVQAKAVLLTVLWSGVVSLVAYKIVDLVMGLRVTEEDEREGLDITTHGETAYNR, encoded by the coding sequence ATGAAAAAACTGCTTGCTTCCTTCATTCTCGGGCTGGGTCTGCTGACCCTGGCCCCGCTGTCGCTGGCCCAGGCGCCAGCCACCGACCCGGCATCGGCCGCCGCCGACGCTGCGGCGCCCGCACCAGCGGCCACGCCGGCGCCCGAAGCGCCCGCACCGGCGGCGGCCGCAGAGCAGCCCGCCGCTGCCGCAGCAGCGCCTGCGCCGGTCCCGAACAAGGGCGACACCGCCTGGATGATGACTGCCACCTTGCTGGTCGTCCTGATGATGCCCGGCCTGGCACTGTTTTATGGGGGCCTGGTGCGCAGCAAGAACATGCTGTCGGTGCTGATGCAGGTGATGGTCACGTTCTCGCTGATCATGGTGCTGTGGTTCATCTATGGCTACAGCCTGGCTTTTACCGAGGGCGGGCCTTTCATCGGCGGCCTGGACCGGCTGTTCATGCGGGGCATCTGGGACAACGACACCGGCACATTCGCCAATGGCGCCACCTTCAGCAAGGGGGTGGTGATTCCTGAGGTGGTGTTCGCCGCCTTCCAGGCCACGTTCGCCGGCCTGACCTGCGCGCTGATCGTCGGCGCCTTTGCCGAGCGCATGAAGTTCGGTGCCGTCATGCTGTTCATGGTGCTGTGGTTCACCTTCAGCTACCTGCCGATCGCCCACATGGTCTGGTTCTGGATGGGCCCCGACGCCTACGCCGCCAAGGAAGTGGCCGACGCGATGACCGCCAAGGCCGGCCAGATCTGGCAATGGGGTGCGCTGGACTTTGCCGGCGGCACCGTGGTGCATATCAACGCCGCCATGGCCGGCCTGGTGGGCGCCTACATGGTCGGCCGGCGCATTGGCTACGGCAAGGAAGCGATGGCGCCGCACAACCTGGCGCTGACCATGACCGGCGCCGCGCTGCTGTGGATTGGCTGGTTCGGCTTCAACGCCGGCTCGGCGCTGGAGGCCAACGGCTCTGCCGCGCTGGCCTTCATCAACACCCTGGTGGCCACCGCTGCGGCCGTGCTGGCCTGGTGCGCCGGCGAAGCGCTGATGCGCGGCAAGGCGTCGATGCTGGGTGCCGCATCGGGGGCCGTGGCCGGCCTGGTGGCCATCACGCCGGCGGCCGGCAACGTGGGCATCGCCGGTGCCCTGGTGGTCGGGATCGTCGGGGGCTTTGCCTGCCTGTGGGGCGTCAACGGCCTCAAGCGCCTGCTGGGGGCTGACGACGCGCTCGACGTGTTCGGCGTGCACGGCATCGGCGGCATCGTCGGCGCGTTGCTGACCGGCGTGTTCAATGCCCCCGGCCTCGGTGGCCCGGGCTATGTGGCCGACTGGGTGACCGCCTCCGTCGTCACTGCGGCCGACTATTCCATCGGCGCCCAGGTCTGGGTGCAGGCCAAGGCCGTGCTGCTGACCGTCCTGTGGTCGGGCGTGGTGTCTTTGGTGGCTTACAAGATCGTGGACTTGGTCATGGGCCTGCGCGTGACCGAAGAAGACGAACGCGAAGGGCTGGACATCACCACGCACGGCGAAACGGCGTACAACCGCTGA
- the glnK gene encoding P-II family nitrogen regulator yields the protein MKMVTAIIKPFKLDEVREALSDIGVQGITVTEVKGFGRQKGHTELYRGAEYVVDFLPKVKIEAAIADELVERVIEAMENAARTGKIGDGKIFVTQLEQVVRIRTGETGKEAL from the coding sequence ATGAAAATGGTGACAGCCATCATCAAGCCCTTCAAGCTCGACGAGGTGCGCGAGGCACTCTCGGACATCGGCGTGCAGGGCATCACGGTGACCGAGGTCAAGGGCTTTGGCCGCCAAAAAGGCCATACCGAGCTGTACCGCGGCGCGGAGTATGTGGTCGACTTTCTGCCCAAGGTCAAGATCGAGGCCGCCATCGCCGACGAACTGGTCGAGCGCGTGATCGAGGCCATGGAAAACGCTGCCCGCACCGGCAAGATCGGCGACGGCAAGATTTTCGTGACCCAACTGGAGCAGGTGGTGCGCATCCGCACCGGTGAGACCGGCAAGGAGGCCCTGTGA
- a CDS encoding TorF family putative porin, whose product MLPATLKPLALALLAALPLLAQAQLSGNIGLTSNYKGRGQDQDTAKTRAVKPALQGGLDYAFGTTGFYLGNWNSTVHWLPGNAIETDLYGGYKFKVGEVDLDAGLMTYIYPGNSLGNTTEAYGAASFGPVSVKYSHTLSRDYFNYAGPGLKGRNTGYLNLALAQEVAPRITLKAALGFTRFGGVISSPDYVDYSLGGSYDLGSGLALGAALVGANKKAFYGSANQSRVIVSLSKAL is encoded by the coding sequence ATGCTCCCTGCCACCCTCAAGCCCCTGGCCTTGGCCCTGCTTGCCGCCCTGCCCTTGCTGGCCCAGGCCCAACTCAGCGGCAACATCGGATTGACCAGCAATTACAAGGGCCGTGGCCAGGACCAGGATACGGCCAAGACGCGGGCCGTCAAACCCGCGCTGCAGGGCGGCTTGGACTATGCCTTCGGCACGACCGGTTTTTACCTGGGCAACTGGAACTCCACCGTGCACTGGTTGCCCGGCAACGCCATCGAAACCGACCTGTACGGCGGCTACAAATTCAAGGTCGGCGAGGTGGATCTGGATGCGGGCCTGATGACTTACATCTACCCCGGCAACAGCCTTGGCAACACCACCGAAGCCTATGGCGCGGCCAGTTTCGGGCCGGTGAGCGTGAAATACTCGCACACCCTGTCCCGGGATTACTTCAACTACGCCGGCCCGGGCCTGAAAGGCCGCAACACCGGCTACCTGAACCTGGCGCTGGCACAGGAAGTCGCGCCCCGGATCACGCTGAAAGCGGCCCTGGGCTTTACCCGTTTCGGCGGTGTCATCAGTTCCCCCGATTACGTGGACTACAGCCTGGGCGGCAGCTACGACCTCGGCTCGGGCCTGGCGTTGGGCGCGGCTCTGGTGGGCGCGAACAAGAAGGCGTTTTATGGCTCCGCCAACCAGTCGCGCGTGATCGTCTCGCTCAGCAAGGCCCTGTGA
- a CDS encoding YifB family Mg chelatase-like AAA ATPase: protein MSLALVQSRALLGLQAPCVTVEVHLANGLPSFTLVGLAEVEVKEARERVRSALQNAGLEFPHNKRITVNLAPADLPKDSGRFDLPIALGILAASGQIDASRLAGHEFAGELSLTGELRPVRGALATSLALQTQQIDVQLVLPPGSAEEAALVPGAQVVRARHLLDVVRAFLPPGSIAGDAKDSASDGWSRLQPRPMAASTSGPDMADVKGQATAKRALEIAAAGGHSLLMVGPPGAGKSMLAQRFAGLLPAMTVSEALESAALASLAGRFRAEAWGQRPTIAPHHSASAVALVGGGAPPRPGEISLAHQGVLFLDELPEFPRAALEALRQPLESGHISIARAAQRADFPARFQLVAAMNPCPCGFAGATQRACRCTPDQISRYQSKLSGPLLDRIDLHVEVPALPAEQLLQASAGETSAAIRERVARARALALARQGKSNQALQGQEIDTQLHLNAGATQFLHSAATRLGWSARSTHRALKVARSIADLAGSPGTELGHVAEAMQYRRVLR from the coding sequence ATGAGTCTTGCTTTGGTGCAAAGCCGCGCCCTTTTGGGGTTGCAGGCGCCCTGTGTCACCGTCGAAGTGCACTTGGCCAACGGCTTGCCCAGCTTCACGCTGGTGGGGCTGGCCGAGGTCGAGGTCAAGGAAGCGCGCGAGCGGGTGCGCTCGGCGCTGCAGAACGCGGGGCTGGAGTTCCCGCACAACAAGCGCATCACCGTCAACCTCGCGCCGGCCGATCTGCCCAAGGACTCCGGGCGCTTCGATCTGCCGATTGCGCTGGGCATCCTGGCGGCCAGCGGCCAGATCGACGCCAGCCGTCTGGCCGGCCATGAGTTTGCCGGCGAGCTGTCGCTGACCGGCGAACTGCGCCCGGTGCGCGGCGCGCTGGCCACCAGCCTGGCGCTGCAGACGCAGCAGATCGACGTGCAACTGGTGCTGCCCCCCGGCAGCGCCGAAGAGGCCGCCCTGGTGCCCGGCGCACAGGTCGTGCGCGCGCGCCATCTGCTGGATGTGGTGCGGGCCTTTCTGCCGCCGGGCAGCATCGCCGGGGACGCCAAGGACAGCGCCAGCGACGGCTGGAGCCGGCTGCAACCCAGGCCGATGGCCGCCAGCACCAGCGGCCCCGACATGGCCGATGTGAAGGGCCAGGCCACGGCCAAGCGCGCGCTGGAGATTGCCGCCGCTGGCGGCCACAGCCTGCTGATGGTCGGCCCGCCCGGCGCGGGCAAGTCGATGCTGGCGCAGCGTTTTGCCGGACTGCTGCCGGCGATGACGGTGTCCGAGGCGCTGGAGAGCGCGGCGCTGGCCAGCCTGGCCGGGCGCTTTCGTGCCGAAGCCTGGGGGCAGCGGCCGACCATCGCGCCGCACCATAGCGCCAGCGCGGTGGCGCTGGTGGGCGGCGGCGCGCCGCCACGGCCGGGCGAGATCTCGCTGGCCCACCAGGGCGTGCTCTTTCTGGACGAGTTGCCCGAGTTTCCCCGGGCCGCGCTCGAAGCGCTGCGCCAGCCACTGGAGAGCGGCCACATCAGCATCGCGCGCGCGGCGCAGCGGGCCGACTTTCCGGCCAGGTTCCAACTGGTGGCGGCGATGAACCCCTGCCCCTGCGGCTTTGCCGGCGCCACACAGCGCGCCTGCCGCTGCACGCCGGACCAGATCAGCCGCTACCAGAGCAAGCTCAGCGGCCCGCTGCTCGACCGCATCGACCTGCATGTGGAAGTGCCCGCCCTGCCGGCCGAACAACTGCTGCAAGCCAGCGCCGGCGAGACGAGCGCCGCGATCCGCGAACGTGTCGCGCGCGCCCGCGCACTGGCATTGGCCCGGCAGGGCAAGAGCAACCAGGCGCTGCAAGGGCAGGAGATCGACACCCAACTGCACCTGAACGCCGGCGCCACCCAATTCCTGCACAGCGCCGCAACGCGGCTGGGCTGGTCGGCGCGCAGCACGCACCGCGCGCTGAAGGTGGCGCGCAGCATCGCCGACCTGGCCGGCTCGCCCGGCACCGAATTGGGCCATGTGGCCGAGGCCATGCAGTACCGGCGGGTGCTGCGGTGA
- a CDS encoding LysR substrate-binding domain-containing protein: MIRRIPPLNPLRVFEVVARTHNLTAAAAELNVTQSAVSRQIATLETYLGMELLRRERHGVSLTRAGHSYAQQLLPAFEQIASATRALVKGSGERALRVRTYTTFAAKWLIPRLGEFRRLHPGIEVNITNAVPDVDFDRDKADVAVQFGAGRWPRTQALFLFGDEIEPVCSPAYLKQYAPNAKFPVSLLRQQLLVSHYRRSDWSVWLAATGLAHEARDALQMTFGSSVLTWQAAIDGLGMAIGQNRLLAVEFDKGLLVRPFAQFAKPVQRDQGYYLVWPLRSRESRKRALFRDWLLSACAQ; this comes from the coding sequence ATGATCCGTCGCATCCCCCCGTTGAACCCGCTGCGTGTCTTCGAGGTGGTGGCCCGAACGCACAATCTCACGGCCGCAGCCGCCGAGTTGAACGTCACACAGTCGGCGGTGAGCCGGCAGATCGCAACGCTGGAAACCTACCTGGGGATGGAGCTGCTGCGGCGCGAACGCCATGGCGTGAGTCTGACGCGCGCCGGGCACTCGTATGCGCAGCAACTGCTGCCGGCGTTCGAGCAGATCGCCAGCGCCACCCGGGCGCTGGTCAAAGGCTCCGGCGAGCGCGCACTGCGGGTGCGCACCTACACCACCTTTGCTGCCAAGTGGCTGATTCCCCGGCTCGGCGAGTTTCGCCGCCTGCATCCCGGCATCGAGGTCAATATCACCAACGCCGTGCCCGATGTCGACTTCGACCGCGACAAGGCGGATGTCGCCGTGCAGTTCGGCGCCGGCCGCTGGCCCCGGACGCAGGCGCTGTTTCTGTTTGGCGACGAAATCGAGCCGGTGTGCTCGCCCGCTTACCTGAAGCAATACGCGCCCAACGCCAAATTCCCGGTCTCGCTGCTGCGCCAGCAATTGCTGGTCTCCCACTACCGGCGCAGCGACTGGTCGGTGTGGCTGGCAGCGACGGGCCTGGCGCATGAGGCCAGGGATGCGCTGCAGATGACCTTCGGCAGTTCGGTGCTGACCTGGCAGGCCGCGATCGACGGGCTGGGCATGGCCATCGGACAAAACCGCCTGCTGGCCGTCGAGTTCGACAAGGGTCTGCTGGTGCGGCCCTTTGCGCAATTTGCCAAGCCGGTGCAACGCGATCAGGGCTACTACCTGGTGTGGCCGCTGCGCTCGCGCGAGTCGCGCAAGCGCGCGCTGTTTCGTGATTGGTTGCTGAGCGCCTGCGCGCAGTAA
- a CDS encoding MmgE/PrpD family protein yields the protein MTVAQTLSAYGAALTSVALPAAVIHHAKRAVLDWHAAAIAGAAEPPARILERALADDLDRGASRLVLGRAATPRAAALINGTAAHTLEVDDIYRHAIYHPGAPTIAAALAQAQAIGASGLAFLRAVVAGYEISTRIGSSLGRAHYRFWHSTGTVGSFGAAAAAATLLQLDSARYTHALCTCATMASGLQQAFRTDSMSKPLHAGHAAQVGLLAAAAAAAGFTGAPDVIDGPAGLGRAMRHPVSTARRFAKQPCADRPPEGAHTAAEGEGTPVSEDPDWHASMATLGREFHITDMTFKNHACCGHAFAPIDGAQALQAQMRISADDIHRIHIGTYAAALDVAGNPDPKTAPEARFSVPFAVATALLYGSVRPAAFSPERLLDARIRALMARIELRIDPQLDAAFPGQRAARVRIVARDARQGQWLQATRKGDPDAPLSDGALNAKFLELTEPVLGAAAAARLRARIWQLEAMPSLRLP from the coding sequence ATGACCGTTGCCCAGACCCTGTCGGCCTATGGCGCGGCGCTGACCTCGGTCGCGCTGCCTGCCGCTGTGATCCACCACGCCAAACGCGCGGTGCTCGACTGGCACGCGGCCGCGATTGCCGGCGCCGCCGAGCCACCGGCCCGGATACTGGAACGAGCGCTGGCCGATGATCTGGACCGTGGCGCAAGCCGTCTGGTGCTGGGCCGCGCCGCCACGCCGCGCGCCGCTGCGCTGATCAACGGCACCGCTGCGCACACGCTGGAGGTTGACGACATTTACCGCCACGCGATCTACCACCCTGGCGCGCCCACCATCGCCGCTGCGCTGGCGCAGGCGCAGGCCATCGGCGCCTCGGGCCTGGCCTTCTTGCGGGCCGTGGTCGCCGGCTATGAAATCTCCACCCGCATCGGCAGCAGCCTGGGGCGCGCGCATTACCGCTTCTGGCACAGCACCGGCACGGTCGGCAGCTTTGGCGCTGCGGCTGCGGCTGCCACGCTGCTGCAATTGGACTCGGCCCGCTACACCCACGCGCTGTGCACTTGCGCCACCATGGCTTCAGGCTTGCAGCAGGCTTTCCGCACCGACTCGATGTCCAAGCCGCTGCATGCCGGGCATGCGGCGCAGGTCGGCCTGCTGGCCGCTGCTGCGGCTGCCGCCGGATTCACCGGCGCGCCGGACGTGATCGACGGCCCGGCCGGTCTCGGCCGGGCCATGCGACATCCTGTGTCAACCGCCCGCCGTTTTGCCAAGCAACCGTGCGCCGACCGGCCACCCGAAGGCGCTCATACCGCAGCCGAAGGCGAAGGCACTCCAGTGAGCGAAGACCCGGACTGGCACGCCAGCATGGCCACGCTGGGCCGCGAATTCCACATCACCGACATGACGTTCAAGAACCACGCCTGCTGCGGCCATGCCTTTGCGCCCATCGACGGCGCGCAGGCTCTGCAGGCGCAGATGCGCATCAGCGCCGATGACATCCACCGCATTCACATCGGCACTTACGCAGCGGCGCTGGATGTGGCCGGCAACCCCGATCCGAAGACCGCGCCCGAGGCGCGTTTCAGCGTGCCGTTTGCGGTGGCCACGGCCTTGCTGTACGGCAGCGTGCGGCCGGCGGCGTTCAGCCCGGAGCGCCTGCTCGATGCGCGCATCCGGGCCTTGATGGCGCGCATCGAATTGCGCATCGACCCGCAACTGGACGCCGCCTTCCCGGGCCAGCGCGCAGCGCGCGTGCGGATCGTGGCGCGGGACGCGCGCCAGGGGCAATGGCTGCAAGCCACGCGCAAAGGCGATCCCGATGCGCCGCTGTCCGACGGCGCGTTGAACGCCAAGTTTCTGGAGCTGACCGAGCCGGTGCTCGGCGCTGCGGCAGCGGCCCGGCTGCGCGCGCGCATCTGGCAACTGGAGGCCATGCCCAGCCTGCGGCTGCCCTGA